Part of the Nitrosopumilus piranensis genome is shown below.
TCTCATAGAATTACGGATCTTTTCTCTATCTTCACCTGGAATAGTAGAATCAGAAGTGATTTCAATAATGTCATACCCTAACAGATAAGCACCTGTAATGTCAGCTACAATATTTTCTTCTTTTGGAAGTGGATAAGAGATTACAAGTTCTTTTGTAGGACGCGTCTCTCTATTTGCAGAAATTGAAATGCTATCTTGACCAGTATCAAGTTCGACTTGACTACTTTTGTCTAGTTTGTTTGCATCTACCCATTCTTTTGGAAGTGATACCAGAATGCTACTTCCTATTCTTTGCAGGCGTCGAATGAATTTAGTCAATTTATACTAATTTAATTAATTTAAGCCATATTCTTATATTTTATGCAAAATTTAAACTCAGATCATGGAGGGAGTAGCATTTTGTCCTGCACACATTACAGGTTTCTTCAAGGCTCATTTAGATAATAAGCAAAAAGATTTAGAAAATCTAGGCTCAATGGGAGCAGGTTTCTCAATAAAACAAGGAGTTACAACTAGAGTAAAGATTGATGAGAAAAATAATCATAATTCAAACTTTAGAATTACAACAAAAGGTTATCAATCTGATAAGACAGACGTTTCAGAATTTGTACTAAATGAATTTCTAAAAACTGGAAATTTTGAAGACAAGTTTTTTAATATTGAACATGAGATTTCAATTCCAGTAGGATACGGTCTAGGTTCTAGCAGTGCTGTTGCATTATCATTATCATTTGCATTAGATCAAGCTCTTGATACAAAGTTAGATAAAAACACAATTGGAAAAATTGCGCATAATGCAGAAGTTAATTGTAAAACTGGATTAGGTGATGTCTTAGCATCATTTCATGGAGGATTTGAAATTCGTGTAAAGCCAGGTGCACCAGGAATTGGAACAGTTAAAAAAATTTCTACAGAAAAAATTTCAATCATTATGATTTGCTTTTCACCAATATCAACAAACAAATTCATCAAAGAGAGATTATCTCAAATTAATGGTCTAGGCGGAAAAATGGTTAACAGATTACTAGAATCAAAAGATTATGAACATTTTCAAGATATGTCTTTAGAATTTGCAGAATATGTAGATGTAATGACACCTAGAATGCAAAAAATAGTTGATGAATTAACTCAAAACAATATCAAATGTGGAATTGCACTTTTTGGTGAGACAGTTTTTTCAATGATTCCACAAAAAGATGAAAATAAAGTTTTAGAAATTTTACAAGAATATTCTGATGGAGTAATAATAAAATCAGAATTAGATGATATTGGAGCAAGAGTTCTTAATAATTAATTGAGTTTTCATGACTTTAATTCCAAAATCGCA
Proteins encoded:
- a CDS encoding pantoate kinase, producing the protein MEGVAFCPAHITGFFKAHLDNKQKDLENLGSMGAGFSIKQGVTTRVKIDEKNNHNSNFRITTKGYQSDKTDVSEFVLNEFLKTGNFEDKFFNIEHEISIPVGYGLGSSSAVALSLSFALDQALDTKLDKNTIGKIAHNAEVNCKTGLGDVLASFHGGFEIRVKPGAPGIGTVKKISTEKISIIMICFSPISTNKFIKERLSQINGLGGKMVNRLLESKDYEHFQDMSLEFAEYVDVMTPRMQKIVDELTQNNIKCGIALFGETVFSMIPQKDENKVLEILQEYSDGVIIKSELDDIGARVLNN